One genomic region from Coleofasciculaceae cyanobacterium encodes:
- a CDS encoding carbohydrate ABC transporter permease has product MPAYFMKPRSLLATFPLSWSKLLTLIGLIIGVIIVLFPLIVVLQSSFTTADNHFTLANYQQAWHQGKFLLAFANSTIVALGVTAFQIVTSALAGYALARLKFKGKQAMLLLILATLVIPFQLLVIPIFIILKWTHLINSYWSLILPTAASGFGIFLMRQYFASIPIELEEAAALDGANRLQILTRIMLPLSRPAIVTLFLFTFIGEWNDLFKPLVFTTRPELRTVQLALSEFQEQFTSDWSLLMAAVVIATIPVLVLFLIGQKQFIQGIGSTGIKN; this is encoded by the coding sequence GTGCCAGCTTATTTTATGAAACCGCGATCGCTTTTAGCCACTTTCCCTCTTTCTTGGTCTAAACTATTAACTTTAATTGGCTTAATTATTGGAGTAATAATTGTTTTATTTCCTCTAATAGTTGTGCTTCAAAGCTCTTTTACGACTGCCGATAATCATTTTACCCTAGCTAATTATCAGCAAGCATGGCATCAGGGAAAATTTTTACTGGCTTTTGCTAACTCTACTATTGTTGCCTTGGGAGTTACTGCTTTTCAAATAGTTACTTCTGCCCTGGCAGGATATGCCTTAGCTAGACTTAAATTTAAAGGTAAACAAGCCATGCTGTTGTTGATTTTGGCTACTTTGGTAATACCTTTTCAATTATTAGTAATACCTATTTTTATTATTTTAAAGTGGACGCATTTAATCAATAGCTATTGGTCACTGATTTTGCCTACCGCAGCCAGTGGTTTTGGCATTTTTCTAATGCGTCAATATTTTGCCAGTATTCCCATTGAATTAGAAGAGGCTGCTGCATTGGATGGTGCAAATCGTCTACAGATTCTTACGCGCATCATGCTACCTTTATCTCGTCCTGCTATAGTTACCTTATTTCTGTTTACCTTTATTGGAGAATGGAATGATTTGTTTAAGCCATTGGTGTTTACTACCCGCCCTGAATTGAGAACGGTACAGTTAGCATTATCTGAGTTTCAAGAGCAGTTTACTAGTGATTGGTCATTACTGATGGCAGCGGTGGTAATTGCTACTATTCCCGTATTAGTGCTGTTTTTAATTGGTCAGAAACAGTTTATTCAGGGGATTGGCTCAACAGGAATTAAAAATTAA
- a CDS encoding DUF6544 family protein: MTIVTLAIAILLILLLIRLRYDRLVRQIWRSLKSEPTGTIFTADLVADLAEPVQRYFLHAIKPGTPLASYVELEMSGSFRLKPDADWLSLQASQIISTASGFIWKANIGKSWLKFSGADYYAQHQGRVRFSLWGLIPMVDAQNKDINRSGVGRLSIEYVWLPSALLPQNNVAWQAISDNTIQANFHIDNEPIALTLNIDTNGKLLNVSLPRWGERKDGQWQYLLLGGEIQAEQTFGGYTVPAKIDAGYWFGNKYWSFFQATIKQAIY, translated from the coding sequence GTGACTATAGTTACATTGGCGATCGCTATTTTATTAATTTTGTTGCTGATTCGTCTGAGATACGATCGCTTAGTTAGACAAATATGGCGATCGCTAAAATCTGAGCCGACTGGGACTATTTTTACCGCAGATCTGGTTGCCGATTTGGCTGAACCAGTACAACGTTATTTTTTACACGCTATTAAACCAGGAACACCTTTGGCTTCTTACGTCGAACTAGAAATGAGCGGTAGTTTCCGACTGAAACCTGATGCAGACTGGCTCAGTCTGCAAGCATCACAAATTATTTCTACAGCTTCTGGCTTTATCTGGAAAGCAAATATCGGTAAAAGTTGGCTGAAATTTAGCGGTGCAGATTATTACGCTCAGCATCAAGGTAGAGTAAGATTTTCTTTGTGGGGCTTGATTCCCATGGTTGATGCCCAAAATAAAGATATTAATCGCTCTGGTGTTGGTAGATTATCTATTGAGTATGTCTGGTTGCCGTCGGCTTTATTACCTCAAAATAATGTAGCTTGGCAGGCTATTTCTGATAATACTATTCAGGCTAATTTTCATATAGACAATGAACCCATCGCTCTGACTTTAAACATCGATACCAATGGCAAATTACTCAACGTATCTTTGCCACGTTGGGGAGAGAGAAAAGATGGTCAGTGGCAATATCTTCTTTTGGGCGGAGAAATACAAGCAGAACAAACTTTTGGCGGATATACTGTTCCTGCCAAGATCGATGCTGGCTATTGGTTTGGCAATAAATATTGGTCATTTTTTCAGGCAACTATTAAACAAGCAATTTATTAA